The sequence TTAATTTAAAATTAGCTGAAAATAGGGATTTTTTATCGTACAATAATGAACGTAATTTGTATCAACAAAAGGAGCTAATTTTTTTACTTCTATGTTACAAAAAAAATACTATGAAAAAGAAAACTTAATCGTTTTCGCAAAATGGAGCTTAACCTACCTCTTAAGCAAAAAGGAAGTGTAAAAAATCACTTCCTTTTTTTATTTACACAAAGCTTAAAAAACCTTCAGATAATTTATAAACTATAATACATTTACTTTTACAACTTAAATTAGAAAAACTTATTGTAAACAGATTAGTCAATACATTAATGTTTATTTTTCTTTTCCCATATCTTTAATCATTGAAAGTGAAAAATAACCTAAAATCAAAACAGCTAATACAATACAAATCCACATAAATGTTGCTGTTTGCCAAAAATTTTTGGTTCCATCGATTTTTGTTTCATTTGTAATTTTTTGCAAATCAGAAACTGTAATTTTTGGATAGGTTTTAGAATAATCAATTTCAGCAAATTCTAAATCGTAAGTTGGTGCTTGTAGTGAATTGTCAATTAAAATAGAATAAACTTCATCAGTTTTTAAATTTGATAATAAATTTTCTTCATTTTGAAATAATTCTACAGAACTGAATTTTAATTCTGGATTGTCCGAATTATCAATGACAACATAAAAATCTTTCACAAAAATATTTGGTATTTCAAACACATTTGATTTATTTGAATTAATGTAAAAACTTATTATTTCATCATTATAAACAACCTCTTTGCGTTTTTCTTCTCTTTTTTGCTCAACATAAATTGTAGCTTTTCGCATATAAAAATCATCCGAATCAATTATAAATTTAATTCCATCAATTGATTGTGGTTCAGCAAACGAAATTTCAATTTTGGTTTGTTTATTTGTTTTATCAGATAGAACTTTTTGAGAAATGTTTTTTAAAGAAACTACATTTTTTGGTTTAAAAGTATCCAAATAAATACCAGCTTGCAGAATATTTAATGGCAATGAATTTTTATCAACAAAAACAAATTTTATAAACTTATAATTATTTAGAGGTAATTTAAAACTGCGTTCAATATAATCATCACCTGCGTCGTTTAAATTTTCAATTATTTGATTGTTAACCAATCCAAACCATTTTTTTCCATCATCGCTTCCACTAATATTGAATTTTTTAAATCCATCTGTATTTGCAATCTTTAAAATCAATTCATTAATTTTTTGTTGTTTATCATTTGAGATAACAACGCTAGTTACTACATTTTCGATAGCTTCATTTGAAATTATTGGAAAATCTTGAAATAAATATTCGTTTGAATTTTCTCTAAAAAAAACATAAGGCACTTGATTCTTTTTGGAATCTAAAATTCGAATATGATTAAGATTATTTTGAGCAACTGAACGTAACTCTGACGATATTTCAATTAAATGAAATCCATTTTGTTTTACCTTTTGAATCTTACCTTGATATTCTTGTGCAAAGGAAAATTGAAAAATCGATATAAATATTAAAAAACTAAGTATCTTTTTCATCTTGATGTTGTTTAGATTCATCTGTATTTTTTTTATTCAATTTCTGATAAACGAATGAAATAATAAGTACCAAAATACCTAATAAAATAAAAGCTACAATTCGTCCAGGACCTGAAACATTGATATCGAAAATAAACAATTTTAGAACAGTTAATCCTAATAAAGCTAATGCGATAATTCGTAATTGTTTGATTTGTTTTTTGATTCCAATGATTAAGAAAATAAACGATAATAGTCCCCAAAGAATTGGAAAACCAACTTTAATCACACGTTTTTTTACCAACATCAATTCTGAATCGTAAGCTAAATATCTTTCGTAATCAGAAAAATACGCTGTAGTAGCCGAAGCTTTGTTCTGAGAAGTTACAATCGCATTTACAAAATCAGTCGAAAAATATAAAGAATGAACCATAATTTCATTACTCAAAATAAATGTCACGCAAAATGCAAAAATCCAAAGCATAATTTTGGTATCCAAAATCGAAGTTAAAATAGCTTCTTTTCTATTCTTTATTAAAATATAAATACAAGTAATTATACAAACTAAGATTACATAATGACCAATAAATGCAGAATTGCTGTCGTAATTATAATTGAAATTATTTGAAATTTCATTGAATGTTAATCTATGGAATATCAATAAATAAAATAAGATGTTTATGCCTGATAAAATAAGCGCAACAATACTATTTGCTTTACTTTTAAATTTAAATAAGAAACAAACCAAAATCGTTGTGAAAACGTAATGATAAACCACAGCATACGAAAGAATTGATGCATCGTTTGAATAAAACAAGTTAGTTTGATAAATAATTTCAAACATTCCAACTAAATATCCAATAACCAACGAACACACCAAAACTACTTTTTTATAAGGAGCTGGATCAATTTCAAAAAAATAAAATTTCATGGGTTCGTTTTCCTTTTTCAATATAAAATAAGAAACGACAAACGAAGCAATTGCAAGTAAACCAGTGACAAAAATTTTATTTAAAAAAGGATATAAAATCAAATCAGAATATTCTGAATATGTTTGTGTCCAATCTAAAAACAAACTAATAATCATCAAAAATTGAACAACTATTGCACCGACTCTGAAAGTCGATATTTTAGATTTCTGCGAAAGCCAAAGTAATAATACAGCTTCGCAAGCCCAAAATAGTGTAATATAATTACCGTTAAACTGAAATGGAATTGTAAGCGTGATAAATGTTAAAGCTAATCCTAAAAGAAAATAAATAGCATCTTTTTTGATTCCGAATTTTCGATATAAAACTAGTGAGAAAATCAAATTATAAAAAGCTAGGGAAATAGTAAAAATCCCTTTCAATTCTGTATGCCAATTTTGGAAAACGGTTGCTCCTACTCCAAAATAAAAGAAAGTATTAACAAGCATGATGATATATTCTATTTTCGTAAAAACACCTTTATTTTTTACATTATTAATTACAGCAGCAATACTAAAAATGATATACATAATCGTTGCAAAAACAAATGCGCCCTGATACGGTAACTCATGATTATTAAATTCAATAACAAACCAAGAAATATATATTATTGATGAAAAAATAAATGCCAATAACGTAACAATATTCCATTTTTTATAGAAGGAGATAATCAACATTCCAATATTCAAAATAGCAATGTAACCAAACAAAACTTGATAATTACCCGAACCTGTACTTACCATAAACGGAACAGAAAAACCTCCGATTAAAGTCAGAATAGCTAATTCTCTACGATTGTAAGAAACTGAAACTAATGCACTAAAGATGGTAATCACAACCATAATAACAAAAGCTACAGTTTGTGAAAAGAGTTGATAATCGTGAAAGGCAATTCCGATTGTAAAATAAAATATACTTATTGCACCAGCAACAAAAACCGAGCTAAATGCAGCAAAATTTTTACGTAAACGATGAGCTACTGCCATAACAATTCCACCTGCAAGAATTCCAATTCCAACACGTGCTGGTTCGTTTATCCAATCTCGATCTATAGCGTATTTTACAAAGAAACTAATTCCCAAAACCAAAATTAAAATTCCGATTTTACTGATTAAATTTTCTCCTATAAATTTCTCTAAATCAGGATTTTTCTCTTTGAATTTTTCAAACCAAGATTTCTTGGGAATAAACGTTTTTGTTTCAAAAATAGGTTGCGGTTGATTTTCTAAAACATTCTGATTGCTTGTTGTCTGCGCAATTTCGAGATCAATACTTTTAGATTGAATTTCTTGTTTTATTTTAATTTCTTCAATTGGGGAAGTTACAACTTCTTCTTTTAAAATTACAACTTCTGATTCTTGCTTACTTTCAAGTACAACATCGGCAACAATAGGCTTCTCATCAACTAATGGAGCAACGGTTTGTTTTGGAATAACTTTTTCTGAACTAGAAATAGTTTTGAACTTACTATCGATTTGATTTTTTAAATCATCTAATTTAAAAGTAAGATTTCGTATTTCGATTTGAAAATTAGTAATAATTTTTTGTTGCTTATTGAGAATTATAATAAGTAAAACTACAATAACTATAAATAGGAAAATCTCCATAATTTATTCTTTTTAGTAACAAATATAATTAAAAACAATGTTTAATAAAAAAATATAAACATTATCAAAAATATATTTTAATTTAATAAAAAAACAT comes from Flavobacterium sp. I3-2 and encodes:
- a CDS encoding DUF2339 domain-containing protein, which codes for MEIFLFIVIVVLLIIILNKQQKIITNFQIEIRNLTFKLDDLKNQIDSKFKTISSSEKVIPKQTVAPLVDEKPIVADVVLESKQESEVVILKEEVVTSPIEEIKIKQEIQSKSIDLEIAQTTSNQNVLENQPQPIFETKTFIPKKSWFEKFKEKNPDLEKFIGENLISKIGILILVLGISFFVKYAIDRDWINEPARVGIGILAGGIVMAVAHRLRKNFAAFSSVFVAGAISIFYFTIGIAFHDYQLFSQTVAFVIMVVITIFSALVSVSYNRRELAILTLIGGFSVPFMVSTGSGNYQVLFGYIAILNIGMLIISFYKKWNIVTLLAFIFSSIIYISWFVIEFNNHELPYQGAFVFATIMYIIFSIAAVINNVKNKGVFTKIEYIIMLVNTFFYFGVGATVFQNWHTELKGIFTISLAFYNLIFSLVLYRKFGIKKDAIYFLLGLALTFITLTIPFQFNGNYITLFWACEAVLLLWLSQKSKISTFRVGAIVVQFLMIISLFLDWTQTYSEYSDLILYPFLNKIFVTGLLAIASFVVSYFILKKENEPMKFYFFEIDPAPYKKVVLVCSLVIGYLVGMFEIIYQTNLFYSNDASILSYAVVYHYVFTTILVCFLFKFKSKANSIVALILSGINILFYLLIFHRLTFNEISNNFNYNYDSNSAFIGHYVILVCIITCIYILIKNRKEAILTSILDTKIMLWIFAFCVTFILSNEIMVHSLYFSTDFVNAIVTSQNKASATTAYFSDYERYLAYDSELMLVKKRVIKVGFPILWGLLSFIFLIIGIKKQIKQLRIIALALLGLTVLKLFIFDINVSGPGRIVAFILLGILVLIISFVYQKLNKKNTDESKQHQDEKDT